From the Amycolatopsis thermoflava N1165 genome, one window contains:
- a CDS encoding aminotransferase class I/II-fold pyridoxal phosphate-dependent enzyme, translating into MDHAQAPVIEAIQRYRERGHLGFIPPGHKQGRGVDPRLAEVVGRDVFASDIILMNGLDDRRMSQGVLAKAEELMADAVDAEEAYFSTCGSSLSVKSAMLAVAGPGDELLVSRNAHKSVVAGLIISGVRPVWVHPRWDGRFHLAHPPGPEDVRDAFAAHPGAKGMLLITPTDYGGCAAIRETARVCHDHDVPLIVDEAWGAHFPFHPDLPSWAMDADADMCVTSVHKMGCGLEQGSVFHLRGDRIDPQALASRADLLGTTSPSALIFAGLDGWRRQMVQHGEELLGRALELAASVRAELAAIPGIRVMERDDLVGPRLADDHDPLKIVLDLAELDRSGYDASEWLREHHRLDMGLSDHRRMAAQITIADDEETTGRLLTAIRDLADRAGEIRPAKPVDLPEPGELELEQAMLPRDAFFGPIEDVPPEEAIGRVCAEVISPYPPGVPAVAPGEVITRPVVDYLLSGLDAGMYLPDPADPQLKTFRVVQR; encoded by the coding sequence GTGGACCATGCGCAGGCGCCGGTGATCGAAGCCATCCAGCGGTACCGCGAACGCGGTCACCTGGGGTTCATCCCGCCCGGGCACAAACAGGGGCGCGGCGTCGACCCGCGGCTGGCCGAGGTCGTGGGCCGGGACGTGTTCGCCTCGGACATCATCCTCATGAACGGCCTCGACGACCGCCGCATGTCTCAGGGCGTGCTGGCCAAGGCCGAGGAGCTGATGGCCGACGCCGTGGACGCCGAGGAGGCGTACTTCTCCACCTGCGGCAGCTCCCTGTCGGTGAAGAGCGCGATGCTCGCCGTCGCCGGACCGGGCGACGAGCTGCTGGTGTCCCGCAACGCGCACAAGTCCGTGGTGGCCGGGCTGATCATCAGCGGCGTGCGGCCGGTGTGGGTGCACCCGCGGTGGGACGGGCGGTTCCACCTCGCGCACCCACCGGGGCCGGAGGACGTCCGGGACGCGTTCGCAGCGCACCCCGGTGCCAAGGGGATGCTGCTGATCACGCCGACCGACTACGGCGGGTGCGCCGCGATCCGGGAGACCGCGCGGGTGTGCCACGACCACGACGTGCCGCTCATCGTGGACGAGGCGTGGGGCGCGCACTTCCCGTTCCACCCGGACCTGCCGTCGTGGGCCATGGACGCCGACGCCGACATGTGCGTCACCAGCGTGCACAAGATGGGCTGCGGCCTGGAGCAGGGCTCGGTGTTCCACCTGCGGGGCGACCGGATCGACCCGCAGGCGCTGGCGTCGCGGGCGGACCTGCTCGGCACGACGAGCCCGAGCGCGCTGATCTTCGCCGGGCTCGACGGCTGGCGGCGGCAGATGGTGCAGCACGGCGAGGAGCTGCTGGGACGCGCGCTCGAACTGGCCGCGTCGGTGCGCGCGGAACTGGCCGCGATCCCCGGGATCCGCGTGATGGAGCGGGACGACCTGGTCGGGCCGCGGCTGGCCGACGACCACGATCCGCTCAAGATCGTGCTGGACCTCGCGGAGCTGGACCGGTCCGGCTACGACGCGAGCGAATGGCTGCGCGAGCACCACCGGCTCGACATGGGACTGTCCGACCACCGGCGGATGGCCGCGCAGATCACGATCGCCGACGACGAGGAGACCACGGGGCGGCTGCTCACCGCGATCCGCGACCTGGCCGACCGCGCCGGCGAGATCCGTCCCGCCAAACCGGTCGACCTGCCCGAGCCGGGCGAACTGGAGCTGGAGCAGGCGATGCTGCCGCGCGACGCGTTCTTCGGTCCCATTGAGGACGTGCCGCCGGAGGAGGCGATCGGGCGCGTGTGCGCGGAGGTCATCAGCCCGTACCCGCCGGGGGTGCCCGCGGTGGCGCCGGGCGAGGTGATCACCCGGCCCGTGGTGGACTACCTGCTGAGCGGCCTCGACGCGGGCATGTACCTGCCCGACCCGGCGGACCCGCAGCTGAAGACGTTCCGCGTCGTGCAACGCTGA
- a CDS encoding winged helix DNA-binding domain-containing protein, whose product MTDRVSWTAVQARRLDRHFLSRPGASPADVVAAMCGAHAQVRTAAEMSVALRTGGTTDDVRDAVADHTLIRTFGPRGTVHLLPADDLALWTGALPAVPQRSTMPSAVRLTDEQTDRIVEAVADALAGAELTADELTEALVDRVGSWAGDLVMPAFQGFWPRWRQALATAAHRGALCFGRDRGRQVTYTSPRRWLPGFRPAETETALTGVLARYLHAYGPATPQHFARWLSAPVEWASALFARSALRPVDLDGERMWLNADDTLPGRRTPPALRLLPLFDAHVVGSFPRELLFPGVAAHRCLARGQAGNFPVLLVDGVAGGLWHQRRSGRAVHLTVEPFTTLSAAHRLELDEHVARLGEVLGREPRLTIGPVTVGAHA is encoded by the coding sequence ATGACCGACCGTGTTTCGTGGACCGCCGTCCAAGCCCGCCGGCTCGACCGGCACTTCCTGTCCCGCCCCGGGGCGAGCCCGGCGGACGTCGTCGCCGCGATGTGCGGCGCGCACGCCCAGGTCCGCACCGCCGCGGAGATGTCGGTCGCCCTGCGCACCGGCGGCACCACGGACGACGTCCGCGATGCGGTGGCCGACCACACGCTGATCCGCACCTTCGGCCCACGCGGCACTGTGCACCTGCTGCCGGCCGACGACCTGGCGTTGTGGACCGGTGCGCTTCCCGCGGTCCCACAGCGTTCGACCATGCCGTCCGCGGTGCGGCTCACCGACGAGCAGACCGACCGGATCGTCGAGGCCGTCGCGGACGCGCTCGCCGGCGCCGAACTGACCGCCGACGAACTCACCGAGGCGCTCGTCGACCGTGTCGGTTCGTGGGCGGGAGACCTCGTCATGCCGGCGTTTCAGGGGTTCTGGCCGCGCTGGCGCCAGGCATTGGCGACGGCGGCGCACCGCGGCGCGCTGTGCTTCGGCCGCGACCGCGGGCGGCAGGTCACCTACACCAGCCCGCGCCGGTGGCTGCCCGGGTTCCGGCCCGCGGAGACCGAAACCGCGCTGACCGGCGTGCTCGCCCGGTACCTGCACGCCTACGGGCCGGCCACGCCCCAGCACTTCGCGCGCTGGCTGTCCGCTCCCGTGGAGTGGGCGTCGGCGTTGTTCGCCCGCAGCGCCCTGCGTCCGGTCGATCTCGACGGCGAGCGCATGTGGCTGAACGCCGACGACACCCTGCCGGGTAGGCGGACACCGCCCGCGCTGCGGCTGCTGCCGCTGTTCGACGCCCACGTCGTCGGCAGCTTCCCGCGGGAACTGCTCTTCCCCGGCGTGGCCGCGCACCGGTGCCTCGCCCGCGGGCAGGCCGGCAACTTCCCGGTGCTGCTCGTCGACGGCGTGGCCGGCGGGCTGTGGCACCAGCGCCGCTCCGGCCGGGCGGTCCACCTCACCGTCGAACCGTTCACGACGCTGAGCGCCGCGCACCGGCTCGAGCTGGACGAACATGTGGCCCGGCTGGGGGAGGTCCTCGGCCGGGAGCCGCGGCTGACGATCGGCCCGGTGACGGTCGGCGCGCACGCCTGA
- a CDS encoding NUDIX domain-containing protein, with amino-acid sequence MKIDRPLLFAPQRWEWGGLDAVFSTSAPADELVTNVHVAGFVGDRIVVCRDERYGWFLPGGTREAGESIGECVARELAEEAGARLAGELRWIGAHHCVSDRPEPYRPHQPHPEKAWLWCAAEVEIVGEPGNPDDGEQVVEVRLAAVAEAQALLGASADWMPDLIALAVESRG; translated from the coding sequence ATGAAGATCGACCGCCCGCTGCTGTTCGCGCCGCAACGCTGGGAGTGGGGCGGTCTCGACGCCGTGTTCTCCACCTCGGCGCCTGCCGACGAGCTGGTCACCAACGTCCACGTGGCCGGTTTCGTCGGCGACCGGATCGTCGTGTGCCGGGACGAGCGGTACGGCTGGTTCCTGCCGGGCGGCACGCGGGAGGCGGGGGAGAGCATCGGCGAGTGCGTCGCCCGCGAACTGGCCGAGGAGGCCGGCGCCCGGCTGGCCGGCGAGCTGCGATGGATCGGCGCGCACCACTGCGTCAGCGACCGGCCCGAGCCCTACCGCCCGCACCAGCCGCACCCGGAGAAGGCGTGGCTGTGGTGCGCGGCCGAGGTGGAGATCGTCGGCGAGCCGGGCAATCCCGATGACGGCGAGCAGGTGGTGGAGGTCCGCCTCGCCGCGGTCGCCGAGGCGCAGGCGCTGCTCGGCGCGAGCGCGGACTGGATGCCGGACCTGATCGCGCTCGCCGTCGAGTCCCGCGGCTGA
- the metH gene encoding methionine synthase yields MDTTKALREILSDRVAVLDGAWGTMLQGAGLTPADYRGDLIGDHPQDVTGDPDLLNLTRPDLILDVHRQYLAAGADITTTNTFTATSIGQADYGLQHLVREMNVRGAQLARQAADEAGGKFVAGSIGPLNVTLSLSPKVDEPAYRAVTFDEVRDAYAEQIAALAEGGVDLMLIETIFDTLNAKAAIAAAREVAPHLPLWISVTIVDLSGRTLSGQTVEAFWSAIEHARPLVVGVNCSLGAEEMRPHVEQLSRLAGTYVACHPNAGLPNAFGGYDQTPDETARMLGEFAGTGMVNIVGGCCGTGPEHIAKIAQAVSGAAPREVPPPRTHTRFSGLEPFEIGADTGFVMIGERTNVTGSAKFRRLIESGDYQAAVDVALDQVRGGANLLDVNMDADLLDSEHAMTTFLNLIATEPEVARIPIMVDSSRWSVLEAGLKCVQGKGVVNSISLKEGEEQFLRQARRIRDYGAGVVVMAFDEKGQADTTERKVEICARAYDLLTREAGFPPEDIVFDPNVLAVATGIAEHNGYAKAFIEALPLIKQRCPGARTSGGISNLSFSFRGNDVVREAMHSAFLFHAVRAGLDMGIVNAGQLTVYEDIPADLLELVEDVLFDRREDATDRLVEFAETVRGQGRKRVVDLSWREAPVAERLRHALVHGIVDYIEDDTEEARQNFARPLEVIEGPLMDGMKTVGDLFGSGKMFLPQVVKSARVMKRSVAYLEPFMEAEKEELRRSGQVSTERGQGKIVLATVKGDVHDIGKNIVGVVLGCNNYEVIDLGVMVPAAKILDTAVAENADAIGLSGLITPSLDEMVSVATEMQRRGLKIPLLIGGATTSRQHTAVRIAPAYDHTTVHVLDASRVVGVVSDLLDPDRAAALDTANRAEQERLREQHAGKQRRPMLTLEQARANPERVSFDDLPVPSFTGVRAVSPGLPALREMIDWQFLFLAWELKGKYPAILEQPVARELFDDANALLDEIVANELLEARGAYGFWPAHSEGDDIVLENGVRFPMLRQQTSKPDGRANRCLADYVAPAGDHLGGFAVTVHGAEELARHYESQNDDYRAIMVKALADRLAEAFAEYIHLEARREWFEPDAQPSLADLHAERFRGIRPALGYPASPDHSQKRELFDLLQASDLGLGLTESFAMTPAASVSGLIFAHPESRYFTVGRLGRDQVTDYARRRGLPQPEIEKWLRPNLDYDPAE; encoded by the coding sequence GTGGACACGACGAAGGCTCTGCGGGAAATCCTGAGCGACCGGGTGGCCGTCCTCGACGGCGCCTGGGGCACGATGCTGCAGGGCGCGGGCCTCACCCCGGCCGACTACCGCGGCGACCTGATCGGCGACCACCCGCAGGACGTCACCGGCGACCCGGACCTGCTCAACCTCACGCGCCCCGACCTGATCCTCGACGTGCACCGGCAGTACCTCGCCGCGGGCGCGGACATCACCACGACCAACACGTTCACCGCGACCAGCATCGGCCAGGCCGACTACGGCCTGCAGCACCTCGTCCGCGAGATGAACGTGCGCGGCGCCCAGCTGGCCCGCCAAGCCGCCGACGAAGCAGGCGGCAAGTTCGTCGCCGGCTCGATCGGGCCGCTCAACGTCACCCTGTCCCTCTCGCCGAAGGTCGACGAGCCCGCCTACCGCGCGGTCACCTTCGACGAGGTCCGCGACGCCTACGCCGAGCAGATCGCCGCGCTCGCCGAGGGCGGCGTCGACCTGATGCTCATCGAGACGATCTTCGACACCCTCAACGCGAAGGCCGCCATCGCCGCGGCCCGCGAGGTCGCCCCGCACCTGCCGCTGTGGATCTCGGTGACGATCGTCGACCTCTCCGGGCGCACCTTGTCCGGCCAGACCGTCGAGGCGTTCTGGAGCGCGATCGAGCACGCCCGCCCGCTGGTCGTGGGTGTGAACTGCTCGCTGGGCGCCGAGGAGATGCGCCCGCACGTCGAACAGCTCTCCCGGCTGGCGGGCACCTACGTCGCCTGCCACCCCAACGCCGGCCTGCCCAACGCGTTCGGCGGCTACGACCAGACGCCGGACGAGACAGCCCGCATGCTGGGCGAGTTCGCCGGCACCGGCATGGTCAACATCGTCGGCGGCTGCTGCGGCACCGGCCCCGAGCACATCGCCAAGATCGCCCAGGCGGTCTCCGGCGCGGCTCCGCGCGAGGTGCCGCCGCCGCGCACCCACACCCGGTTCAGCGGGCTGGAGCCGTTCGAGATCGGCGCCGACACCGGGTTCGTGATGATCGGCGAGCGCACCAACGTCACCGGCTCGGCCAAGTTCCGGCGGCTCATTGAGTCCGGCGACTACCAGGCCGCCGTCGACGTCGCGCTGGACCAGGTCCGCGGCGGCGCCAACCTGCTCGACGTCAACATGGACGCCGACCTGCTCGACTCCGAGCACGCGATGACGACGTTCCTCAACCTGATCGCCACCGAGCCGGAGGTGGCCCGCATCCCGATCATGGTCGACAGCTCGCGGTGGAGCGTGCTGGAGGCCGGGCTCAAGTGCGTGCAGGGCAAGGGCGTGGTCAACTCGATCAGCCTCAAGGAGGGCGAGGAGCAGTTCCTGCGCCAGGCCCGCCGAATCCGCGACTACGGCGCCGGTGTCGTCGTGATGGCCTTCGACGAGAAGGGCCAGGCCGACACCACCGAGCGCAAGGTGGAGATCTGCGCCCGCGCCTACGACCTGCTCACGCGCGAGGCCGGGTTCCCGCCCGAGGACATCGTCTTCGACCCCAACGTGCTGGCCGTCGCCACCGGCATCGCCGAGCACAACGGCTACGCCAAGGCGTTCATCGAAGCGCTGCCGCTGATCAAGCAGCGCTGCCCGGGCGCGCGCACCAGCGGCGGCATCTCGAACCTGTCGTTCTCCTTCCGCGGCAACGACGTCGTGCGCGAGGCGATGCACTCGGCGTTCCTGTTCCACGCGGTGCGCGCCGGCCTGGACATGGGCATCGTGAACGCCGGCCAGCTCACCGTCTACGAGGACATCCCCGCCGACCTGCTGGAACTGGTCGAGGACGTGTTGTTCGACCGGCGCGAGGACGCCACCGACCGGCTGGTGGAGTTCGCCGAGACGGTCCGCGGCCAGGGCCGCAAGCGGGTGGTGGACCTGTCGTGGCGCGAGGCTCCGGTGGCGGAGCGGCTGCGGCACGCGCTGGTGCACGGCATCGTCGACTACATCGAGGACGACACCGAAGAGGCGCGGCAGAACTTCGCGCGGCCACTGGAGGTCATCGAGGGTCCGCTGATGGACGGCATGAAGACCGTCGGCGACCTGTTCGGCTCGGGCAAGATGTTCCTGCCGCAGGTGGTCAAGAGCGCGCGCGTGATGAAGCGGTCGGTGGCCTACCTCGAGCCGTTCATGGAGGCGGAGAAGGAGGAGCTGCGCCGGTCCGGGCAGGTGAGCACCGAGCGCGGCCAGGGCAAGATCGTGCTGGCCACCGTGAAGGGCGACGTGCACGACATCGGCAAGAACATCGTCGGCGTCGTGCTGGGCTGCAACAACTACGAGGTGATCGACCTCGGCGTGATGGTGCCCGCGGCGAAGATCCTGGACACCGCGGTCGCCGAGAACGCCGACGCGATCGGCCTGTCCGGGCTGATCACGCCGTCGCTGGACGAGATGGTGTCGGTCGCGACGGAGATGCAGCGGCGCGGGCTGAAGATCCCGCTGCTGATCGGGGGCGCGACCACGTCCCGGCAGCACACCGCGGTGCGGATCGCGCCGGCGTACGACCACACGACGGTGCACGTGCTGGACGCGTCGCGGGTCGTCGGGGTGGTGTCGGACCTGCTCGACCCCGACCGCGCGGCGGCGCTGGACACGGCGAACCGCGCGGAGCAGGAGCGGTTGCGTGAGCAGCACGCGGGCAAGCAGCGCCGCCCGATGCTCACGCTGGAGCAGGCGCGGGCCAACCCGGAGCGGGTGTCCTTCGACGACCTGCCCGTGCCGTCGTTCACCGGGGTGCGCGCGGTGTCGCCGGGGCTGCCCGCGCTGCGCGAGATGATCGACTGGCAGTTCCTGTTCCTCGCGTGGGAGCTGAAGGGCAAGTACCCGGCGATCCTGGAGCAGCCGGTGGCGCGGGAGCTGTTCGACGACGCGAACGCGCTGCTCGACGAGATCGTCGCGAACGAGCTCCTGGAGGCCCGCGGCGCCTACGGCTTCTGGCCCGCGCACAGCGAGGGCGACGACATCGTGCTGGAAAACGGGGTGCGCTTCCCGATGCTGCGCCAGCAGACGTCCAAACCGGACGGTCGCGCGAACCGCTGCCTCGCCGACTACGTGGCGCCTGCGGGGGACCACCTCGGCGGGTTCGCGGTGACCGTGCACGGGGCCGAGGAGCTGGCGCGCCACTACGAGTCCCAGAACGACGACTACCGGGCGATCATGGTGAAGGCGCTGGCCGACCGCCTGGCCGAGGCGTTCGCCGAGTACATCCACCTGGAGGCGCGGCGGGAGTGGTTCGAGCCGGACGCGCAGCCGTCGCTGGCGGACCTGCACGCCGAGCGGTTCCGC
- a CDS encoding TetR/AcrR family transcriptional regulator: MTRPAGAWREYGPLELTPILAAALEAFYEQGFHGTPVRDIARRVGQTVPALYYHHENKEGVFTALVEEATSDLDWRVRQAVEEAGERPDLQLVNAVEAIVLHMAHRTRLAALDFELRHLSPANRKRYAARRKEIEVLVTRIVSDGVAEGLFVAERPAETARALLGMLQSIGRWYHPDGGPLSPDELAERYVDIALMTVGVRKRPAARARRKARSA, translated from the coding sequence ATGACGCGACCCGCGGGCGCGTGGCGGGAGTACGGACCGCTCGAACTGACCCCGATCCTGGCAGCCGCCCTGGAAGCCTTCTACGAGCAGGGCTTCCACGGCACCCCCGTGCGGGACATCGCGCGGCGGGTCGGCCAGACGGTGCCGGCGCTGTACTACCACCACGAGAACAAGGAGGGCGTGTTCACCGCGCTCGTCGAGGAGGCCACGAGCGACCTCGACTGGCGGGTGCGGCAGGCCGTCGAGGAAGCAGGCGAGCGGCCGGACCTGCAGCTGGTCAACGCCGTCGAGGCGATCGTGCTGCACATGGCGCACCGCACCCGGCTCGCCGCGCTGGACTTCGAGCTGCGGCACCTGTCCCCGGCCAACCGCAAGCGGTACGCCGCGCGGCGCAAGGAGATCGAGGTCCTCGTCACGCGGATCGTCTCCGACGGGGTGGCCGAGGGGCTGTTCGTCGCGGAGCGGCCCGCTGAGACCGCGCGGGCGCTGCTGGGCATGCTCCAGTCCATCGGCCGCTGGTACCACCCGGACGGCGGCCCGCTGTCGCCGGACGAGCTGGCCGAGCGCTACGTCGACATCGCGCTGATGACCGTCGGCGTGCGCAAGCGGCCCGCGGCCCGGGCACGCCGGAAGGCCCGCTCGGCATGA
- a CDS encoding zinc-binding dehydrogenase: MPRAASCSCSRHERTARPGRYGAAKPGETFVVSAASRVTGALAGQIAKQHGCRVVGITGSPEKGAWLRELGVDAAVDRTTGDLGEALREVRPDGIDVYFDNVGGAVLDAALGNMALFGRVAVCGC; encoded by the coding sequence ATGCCTCGCGCGGCCTCCTGTTCCTGCTCCCGACACGAACGAACAGCACGACCGGGGAGGTACGGGGCCGCGAAGCCGGGCGAGACCTTCGTCGTCTCGGCGGCCTCGCGGGTCACCGGGGCGCTCGCCGGGCAGATCGCCAAGCAGCACGGCTGCCGGGTCGTCGGCATCACCGGCTCGCCGGAGAAGGGCGCCTGGCTGCGTGAGCTCGGGGTCGACGCGGCGGTCGACCGCACCACTGGCGACCTCGGCGAGGCCCTGCGCGAGGTGCGCCCGGACGGCATCGACGTCTACTTCGACAATGTCGGCGGAGCGGTGCTGGACGCCGCGCTGGGGAACATGGCGCTGTTCGGCCGGGTCGCCGTGTGCGGCTGCTGA
- a CDS encoding enoyl-CoA hydratase/isomerase family protein, protein MTVEIAALADGAAHDPLLDDAGQVRRPLVVVDLDEPVPADVVEAAARAARTSERILVGVACRAVDDERWALADALDLTFAATGCGSGPQFAASDDPAGDAEVLRQAAEANPQAALVLSQVLRASGRLDVGAALDVESFAYSTLLGGPEFARWLGDRGNRPLPPPATEPPVFLARDGDVLRVTLNRPDRRNAYGRELRDALTDALRAAAAEDCRVVLDGAGPAFCSGGDLDEFGTTPDLVTAHFVRTRAGAARALHAIAGRAEVRVHGACVGAGIELAAFAGRVVAHPNTVFRLPEVAMGLIPGAGGTVSVPRRIGRWRTLWPALSGRPLSAVTALDWGLVDAIEDGF, encoded by the coding sequence ATGACCGTGGAGATCGCCGCGCTCGCCGACGGCGCCGCGCATGACCCGCTCCTGGACGACGCCGGTCAGGTGCGGCGGCCGCTGGTCGTGGTCGACCTCGACGAGCCCGTGCCCGCCGACGTCGTCGAAGCCGCCGCGCGGGCGGCCCGGACGTCCGAACGGATCCTGGTCGGGGTCGCCTGCCGTGCGGTCGACGACGAGCGCTGGGCGCTGGCCGACGCCCTCGACCTGACGTTCGCGGCCACCGGCTGCGGCAGCGGCCCCCAGTTCGCGGCGAGCGACGACCCGGCGGGCGACGCCGAGGTGCTGCGGCAGGCGGCCGAGGCGAACCCGCAGGCCGCGCTGGTGCTGAGCCAGGTGCTGCGGGCGAGCGGCCGCCTGGACGTCGGCGCGGCGCTGGACGTCGAGTCGTTCGCCTACTCGACGCTGCTCGGCGGGCCGGAGTTCGCGCGGTGGCTGGGCGATCGCGGGAACCGGCCGCTGCCCCCGCCCGCGACCGAACCGCCGGTGTTCCTGGCTCGCGACGGCGACGTGCTCCGCGTGACGCTCAACCGGCCCGACCGTCGCAACGCGTACGGCCGCGAGCTTCGGGACGCGCTCACCGACGCCCTGCGGGCCGCCGCGGCGGAGGACTGCCGGGTGGTGCTCGACGGGGCCGGTCCGGCGTTCTGCTCGGGCGGCGACCTCGACGAGTTCGGCACCACCCCGGACCTGGTCACCGCACACTTCGTCCGCACCAGGGCCGGTGCCGCGCGGGCGCTGCACGCGATCGCCGGGCGCGCGGAGGTGCGCGTGCATGGGGCGTGCGTCGGCGCGGGCATCGAGCTGGCGGCGTTCGCGGGCCGCGTGGTGGCGCATCCGAACACCGTGTTCCGGCTGCCGGAGGTCGCGATGGGCCTGATCCCCGGCGCGGGCGGCACGGTGAGCGTGCCGCGCCGGATCGGCCGGTGGCGCACGCTGTGGCCCGCGTTGTCCGGGCGGCCCCTGAGCGCCGTGACTGCGCTGGACTGGGGCCTGGTCGACGCCATCGAGGACGGATTCTGA
- a CDS encoding 3-hydroxyacyl-CoA dehydrogenase, with protein sequence MEVGNAVALVTGGASGLGLATVRELHGKGAKVVIVDLPSSQGEAVAKELGDGVVFAAADVTDEAQVSAALDAAEALGTLRIAVNCAGIGNAHKTVGKQGPFPLDGFVKVINVNLVGTFNVIRLAAERIAKAEPVGEERGVIVNTASVAAFDGQIGQAAYSASKGGIVGMTLPIARDLASLQIRVVTIAPGLFHTPLFATLPEEAIASLGAQVPHPSRLGDPTEFAALARHIVENPMLNGETIRLDGAIRMAPR encoded by the coding sequence ATGGAGGTCGGCAACGCGGTCGCGCTGGTGACCGGTGGCGCGTCCGGGCTCGGGCTGGCGACGGTCAGGGAGCTGCACGGCAAGGGCGCGAAGGTCGTCATCGTGGACCTGCCCTCATCGCAGGGTGAGGCGGTGGCCAAGGAGCTGGGCGACGGGGTGGTGTTCGCCGCGGCCGACGTGACCGACGAGGCTCAGGTGTCCGCGGCGCTGGACGCGGCGGAGGCGCTGGGCACGCTGCGGATCGCGGTGAACTGCGCGGGCATCGGCAACGCGCACAAGACCGTGGGCAAGCAGGGGCCCTTCCCGCTGGACGGGTTCGTCAAGGTCATCAACGTCAACCTGGTGGGCACGTTCAACGTGATCCGGCTGGCCGCGGAACGGATCGCCAAGGCCGAGCCGGTGGGTGAGGAACGCGGCGTCATCGTCAACACCGCGTCCGTGGCCGCCTTCGACGGGCAGATCGGGCAGGCCGCGTACTCGGCGTCCAAGGGCGGCATTGTCGGGATGACGCTGCCGATCGCGCGGGATCTGGCGAGCCTGCAGATCCGGGTGGTGACGATCGCGCCGGGGTTGTTCCACACGCCGCTGTTCGCGACCCTGCCGGAGGAGGCGATCGCCTCCCTGGGCGCGCAGGTCCCGCACCCCTCGCGGCTGGGCGATCCGACCGAGTTCGCGGCGCTGGCCCGGCACATCGTGGAGAACCCGATGCTCAACGGCGAGACCATCCGGCTCGACGGCGCCATCCGCATGGCCCCGCGCTGA
- a CDS encoding zinc-dependent alcohol dehydrogenase: MRAFVVTAPGAGAVVEVEPPSAAPGEVVVAVARAGICGTDAEFFDGSMPYLHDGHARYPMRLGHEWCGTVVESGDGVDPAWLGRRVTGDTMLGCRACRRCRGGRQHLCETRTEIGIRGGRPGALAERLAVPVTALHPLPDAVGAAAGAMVEPGGNALRAVRGADPRPGDRVLVLGPGTIGLLCAMFARAAGAEVHLLGATAASLEFARSLGFRNAWSPDRLPELPFDAVIDASGAPELPARAVELVEPGGRVVYIGLAGRPSLLDTRLLALKDVTAVGVLSASPGLAGTIEQYASGAVDPVPLVAATVGLGEVAAVLAGDRPAGGAPKIHVDPRR, encoded by the coding sequence ATGCGCGCGTTCGTGGTCACCGCTCCCGGCGCGGGCGCCGTGGTCGAGGTCGAGCCGCCGTCCGCCGCGCCGGGCGAGGTCGTCGTCGCCGTGGCGCGGGCCGGGATCTGCGGCACGGACGCGGAGTTCTTCGACGGCAGCATGCCTTACCTGCACGACGGGCACGCCCGGTATCCCATGCGGCTGGGCCACGAGTGGTGCGGCACGGTCGTGGAATCCGGCGACGGCGTCGACCCGGCCTGGCTGGGCAGGCGGGTCACCGGGGACACGATGCTCGGCTGCCGCGCCTGCCGCCGGTGCCGCGGCGGCCGCCAGCATCTGTGCGAGACCCGCACCGAGATCGGGATTCGCGGCGGGCGGCCGGGCGCGCTGGCCGAGCGCCTCGCCGTGCCGGTGACCGCGCTGCACCCGCTGCCGGACGCGGTCGGGGCGGCGGCGGGCGCGATGGTCGAGCCGGGCGGCAACGCGCTGCGGGCGGTGCGAGGCGCGGATCCGCGGCCCGGCGACCGGGTCCTCGTCCTCGGCCCTGGCACGATCGGCCTGCTGTGCGCGATGTTCGCCCGCGCGGCCGGCGCGGAGGTGCACCTGCTGGGCGCCACCGCCGCGTCGCTGGAGTTCGCCCGCTCGCTCGGTTTCCGGAACGCCTGGTCCCCGGACCGCTTGCCGGAGCTGCCGTTCGACGCCGTGATCGACGCGTCCGGGGCGCCGGAACTGCCTGCCAGGGCGGTGGAACTGGTCGAGCCGGGCGGCCGGGTCGTTTACATCGGCCTGGCCGGGCGGCCGAGCCTGCTCGACACGCGCCTGCTGGCGTTGAAGGACGTCACCGCGGTCGGCGTGCTCTCGGCCTCCCCCGGCCTGGCCGGCACGATCGAGCAGTACGCGAGCGGCGCGGTCGACCCGGTGCCGCTGGTCGCCGCCACCGTCGGGCTCGGCGAGGTGGCCGCGGTGCTCGCCGGTGACCGGCCCGCCGGCGGGGCGCCGAAGATCCACGTCGACCCCCGCCGCTGA